A portion of the Punica granatum isolate Tunisia-2019 chromosome 7, ASM765513v2, whole genome shotgun sequence genome contains these proteins:
- the LOC116213788 gene encoding probable acyl-activating enzyme 1, peroxisomal isoform X1, translating to MKKPMEGMVRCSANYVPLSPISFLERSAVVYGERLSIVYGDVSYTWRQTRERCVRLASALSQSGVSRGDVVAAIAPNIPAMYELHFGVPMAGAVLCTLNIRYDSTTVSVLLRHSEAKVIFIDSQFLSVVEGAFKILSKQVSKLPLLILVSDPNQPSSCTKNSPSIYQESEYESFLALGKLNFEVRRPEDEWEPISLNYTSGTTSSPKGVIYSHRGAYLNSLAAALLNDMRSMPVYLWCVPMFHCNGWCLTWAIAAQGGTNVCLRNVTAKGIFDNICRHRVSHMGGAPTVLNMIINAGEADRSPLSGKVAVMTGGAPPPSEVLFRMEALGFDVTHSYGLTETYGPGTVCTWKPEWNVLPPDARAKIKARQGLHHLGLEEVDIKNPRTMESVPGDGKTMGEVMFRGNTVMNGYLRDVKATKVAFDGGWFRSGDLGVRHKDGYIELKDRAKDIIISGGENISTIEVESVLFSHPAILEAAVVGRPDKYWGETPCAFVKLKEGFTTSEEDIIKYCRDHMPHYMAPRTVVFAELPKTSTGKTQKFVLREKAKAMGSISKTITSAGASLRTPVNVLAAVIHRFELEILGTEPVEEVIPWLYGVTRMDRLLIVAP from the exons ATGAAGAAGCCGATGGAGGGAATGGTCCGCTGTTCCGCCAACTACGTCCCCCTATCACCGATCAGCTTCCTCGAGCGCTCGGCGGTGGTGTACGGCGAGAGGCTCTCCATCGTCTACGGCGACGTCAGCTACACGTGGCGGCAGACGCGCGAACGGTGCGTCAGGCTCGCCTCCGCGCTCTCCCAGTCCGGCGTCTCCCGCGGCGATGTG GTGGCAGCAATTGCCCCAAACATTCCAGCGATGTACGAACTCCATTTTGGTGTGCCTATGGCTGGGGCTGTTCTCTGCACACTCAATATTCGCTACGATTCGACGACCGTCTCAGTGTTACTAAGGCATTCAGAGGCCAAGGTCATATTTATAGATTCCCAGTTTCTTAGCGTTGTGGAGGGagcattcaaaatattgtCCAAGCAAGTGTCAAAGTTGCCTCTTCTGATCTTGGTCTCAGACCCCAATCAACCTTCAAGCTGTACCAAAAACTCCCCTTCCATTTATCAAGAGTCGGAGTATGAAAGTTTCTTAGCACTCGGTAAACTCAATTTTGAAGTCCGACGGCCTGAAGATGAGTGGGAACCGATCTCTCTCAACTACACTTCTGGAACCACATCGAGTCCAAAAGGGGTTATATACAGCCACAGAGGTGCCTATCTCAATTCTCTTGCAGCGGCACTTCTGAACGATATGCGCTCTATGCCTGTTTACTTATGGTGCGTTCCGATGTTTCACTGCAATGGTTGGTGCCTCACTTGGGCTATTGCTGCTCAGGGTGGCACGAACGTATGCCTTCGGAATGTCACAGCCAAGGGAATATTTGATAATATCTGTCGGCACAGGGTGAGCCACATGGGCGGTGCCCCCACTGTCCTGAACATGATTATAAATGCTGGCGAAGCTGACCGGAGCCCTCTATCAGGTAAGGTGGCAGTGATGACAGGTGGAGCCCCGCCACCGTCTGAGGTCCTCTTCAGGATGGAAGCCTTAGGATTTGATGTGACTCACTCGTATGGGCTGACTGAAACCTATGGGCCTGGGACAGTCTGCACGTGGAAGCCTGAGTGGAACGTGCTGCCCCCTGATGCACGGGCGAAGATCAAAGCCAGGCAGGGGCTGCACCACCTTGGGCTCGAGGAAGTGGACATTAAGAATCCCCGGACGATGGAGAGTGTCCCGGGGGATGGTAAAACGATGGGTGAGGTTATGTTTCGGGGAAACACTGTCATGAATGGTTACTTGAGGGATGTGAAGGCAACAAAAGTGGCTTTTGATGGAGGGTGGTTTAGGAGCGGGGACCTAGGTGTGAGACACAAGGATGGGTACATAGAACTGAAAGACCGGGCGAAGGATATTATTATCTCAGGGGGAGAGAACATTAGCACGATCGAGGTGGAATCGGTTCTGTTCAGTCATCCAGCCATTCTCGAGGCAGCTGTTGTGGGGAGACCTGACAAGTACTGGGGAGAGACCCCGTGCGCATTTGTGAAGCTGAAGGAGGGATTTACGACGAGCGAGGAGGATATAATCAAGTACTGTCGAGACCATATGCCTCATTACATGGCTCCTCGAACTGTGGTTTTTGCCGAGCTTCCAAAGACTTCGACGGGGAAAACTCAGAAATTTGTTCTCCGGGAGAAGGCCAAGGCCATGGGGAGCATCTCGAAGACGATCACCA GTGCCGGTGCAAGTTTGAGGACCCCGGTCAATGTCTTAGCAGCTGTAATACATAGATTTGAACTCGAGATCTTGGGAACAGAACCGGTTGAAGAGGTCATCCCATGGCTGTACGGTGTAACTAGGATGGACCGACTCCTAATAGTTGCTCCATAA
- the LOC116213788 gene encoding probable acyl-activating enzyme 1, peroxisomal isoform X3 gives MYELHFGVPMAGAVLCTLNIRYDSTTVSVLLRHSEAKVIFIDSQFLSVVEGAFKILSKQVSKLPLLILVSDPNQPSSCTKNSPSIYQESEYESFLALGKLNFEVRRPEDEWEPISLNYTSGTTSSPKGVIYSHRGAYLNSLAAALLNDMRSMPVYLWCVPMFHCNGWCLTWAIAAQGGTNVCLRNVTAKGIFDNICRHRVSHMGGAPTVLNMIINAGEADRSPLSGKVAVMTGGAPPPSEVLFRMEALGFDVTHSYGLTETYGPGTVCTWKPEWNVLPPDARAKIKARQGLHHLGLEEVDIKNPRTMESVPGDGKTMGEVMFRGNTVMNGYLRDVKATKVAFDGGWFRSGDLGVRHKDGYIELKDRAKDIIISGGENISTIEVESVLFSHPAILEAAVVGRPDKYWGETPCAFVKLKEGFTTSEEDIIKYCRDHMPHYMAPRTVVFAELPKTSTGKTQKFVLREKAKAMGSISKTITSAGASLRTPVNVLAAVIHRFELEILGTEPVEEVIPWLYGVTRMDRLLIVAP, from the exons ATGTACGAACTCCATTTTGGTGTGCCTATGGCTGGGGCTGTTCTCTGCACACTCAATATTCGCTACGATTCGACGACCGTCTCAGTGTTACTAAGGCATTCAGAGGCCAAGGTCATATTTATAGATTCCCAGTTTCTTAGCGTTGTGGAGGGagcattcaaaatattgtCCAAGCAAGTGTCAAAGTTGCCTCTTCTGATCTTGGTCTCAGACCCCAATCAACCTTCAAGCTGTACCAAAAACTCCCCTTCCATTTATCAAGAGTCGGAGTATGAAAGTTTCTTAGCACTCGGTAAACTCAATTTTGAAGTCCGACGGCCTGAAGATGAGTGGGAACCGATCTCTCTCAACTACACTTCTGGAACCACATCGAGTCCAAAAGGGGTTATATACAGCCACAGAGGTGCCTATCTCAATTCTCTTGCAGCGGCACTTCTGAACGATATGCGCTCTATGCCTGTTTACTTATGGTGCGTTCCGATGTTTCACTGCAATGGTTGGTGCCTCACTTGGGCTATTGCTGCTCAGGGTGGCACGAACGTATGCCTTCGGAATGTCACAGCCAAGGGAATATTTGATAATATCTGTCGGCACAGGGTGAGCCACATGGGCGGTGCCCCCACTGTCCTGAACATGATTATAAATGCTGGCGAAGCTGACCGGAGCCCTCTATCAGGTAAGGTGGCAGTGATGACAGGTGGAGCCCCGCCACCGTCTGAGGTCCTCTTCAGGATGGAAGCCTTAGGATTTGATGTGACTCACTCGTATGGGCTGACTGAAACCTATGGGCCTGGGACAGTCTGCACGTGGAAGCCTGAGTGGAACGTGCTGCCCCCTGATGCACGGGCGAAGATCAAAGCCAGGCAGGGGCTGCACCACCTTGGGCTCGAGGAAGTGGACATTAAGAATCCCCGGACGATGGAGAGTGTCCCGGGGGATGGTAAAACGATGGGTGAGGTTATGTTTCGGGGAAACACTGTCATGAATGGTTACTTGAGGGATGTGAAGGCAACAAAAGTGGCTTTTGATGGAGGGTGGTTTAGGAGCGGGGACCTAGGTGTGAGACACAAGGATGGGTACATAGAACTGAAAGACCGGGCGAAGGATATTATTATCTCAGGGGGAGAGAACATTAGCACGATCGAGGTGGAATCGGTTCTGTTCAGTCATCCAGCCATTCTCGAGGCAGCTGTTGTGGGGAGACCTGACAAGTACTGGGGAGAGACCCCGTGCGCATTTGTGAAGCTGAAGGAGGGATTTACGACGAGCGAGGAGGATATAATCAAGTACTGTCGAGACCATATGCCTCATTACATGGCTCCTCGAACTGTGGTTTTTGCCGAGCTTCCAAAGACTTCGACGGGGAAAACTCAGAAATTTGTTCTCCGGGAGAAGGCCAAGGCCATGGGGAGCATCTCGAAGACGATCACCA GTGCCGGTGCAAGTTTGAGGACCCCGGTCAATGTCTTAGCAGCTGTAATACATAGATTTGAACTCGAGATCTTGGGAACAGAACCGGTTGAAGAGGTCATCCCATGGCTGTACGGTGTAACTAGGATGGACCGACTCCTAATAGTTGCTCCATAA
- the LOC116213788 gene encoding probable acyl-activating enzyme 1, peroxisomal isoform X2 yields the protein MKKPMEGMVRCSANYVPLSPISFLERSAVVYGERLSIVYGDVSYTWRQTRERCVRLASALSQSGVSRGDVVAAIAPNIPAMYELHFGVPMAGAVLCTLNIRYDSTTVSVLLRHSEAKVIFIDSQFLSVVEGAFKILSKQVSKLPLLILVSDPNQPSSCTKNSPSIYQESEYESFLALGKLNFEVRRPEDEWEPISLNYTSGTTSSPKGVIYSHRGAYLNSLAAALLNDMRSMPVYLWCVPMFHCNGWCLTWAIAAQGGTNVCLRNVTAKGIFDNICRHRVSHMGGAPTVLNMIINAGEADRSPLSGKVAVMTGGAPPPSEVLFRMEALGFDVTHSYGLTETYGPGTVCTWKPEWNVLPPDARAKIKARQGLHHLGLEEVDIKNPRTMESVPGDGKTMGEVMFRGNTVMNGYLRDVKATKVAFDGGWFRSGDLGVRHKDGYIELKDRAKDIIISGGENISTIEVESVLFSHPAILEAAVVGRPDKYWGETPCAFVKLKEGFTTSEEDIIKYCRDHMPHYMAPRTVVFAELPKTSTGKTQKFVLREKAKAMGSISKTITKNNGLQVPVQV from the exons ATGAAGAAGCCGATGGAGGGAATGGTCCGCTGTTCCGCCAACTACGTCCCCCTATCACCGATCAGCTTCCTCGAGCGCTCGGCGGTGGTGTACGGCGAGAGGCTCTCCATCGTCTACGGCGACGTCAGCTACACGTGGCGGCAGACGCGCGAACGGTGCGTCAGGCTCGCCTCCGCGCTCTCCCAGTCCGGCGTCTCCCGCGGCGATGTG GTGGCAGCAATTGCCCCAAACATTCCAGCGATGTACGAACTCCATTTTGGTGTGCCTATGGCTGGGGCTGTTCTCTGCACACTCAATATTCGCTACGATTCGACGACCGTCTCAGTGTTACTAAGGCATTCAGAGGCCAAGGTCATATTTATAGATTCCCAGTTTCTTAGCGTTGTGGAGGGagcattcaaaatattgtCCAAGCAAGTGTCAAAGTTGCCTCTTCTGATCTTGGTCTCAGACCCCAATCAACCTTCAAGCTGTACCAAAAACTCCCCTTCCATTTATCAAGAGTCGGAGTATGAAAGTTTCTTAGCACTCGGTAAACTCAATTTTGAAGTCCGACGGCCTGAAGATGAGTGGGAACCGATCTCTCTCAACTACACTTCTGGAACCACATCGAGTCCAAAAGGGGTTATATACAGCCACAGAGGTGCCTATCTCAATTCTCTTGCAGCGGCACTTCTGAACGATATGCGCTCTATGCCTGTTTACTTATGGTGCGTTCCGATGTTTCACTGCAATGGTTGGTGCCTCACTTGGGCTATTGCTGCTCAGGGTGGCACGAACGTATGCCTTCGGAATGTCACAGCCAAGGGAATATTTGATAATATCTGTCGGCACAGGGTGAGCCACATGGGCGGTGCCCCCACTGTCCTGAACATGATTATAAATGCTGGCGAAGCTGACCGGAGCCCTCTATCAGGTAAGGTGGCAGTGATGACAGGTGGAGCCCCGCCACCGTCTGAGGTCCTCTTCAGGATGGAAGCCTTAGGATTTGATGTGACTCACTCGTATGGGCTGACTGAAACCTATGGGCCTGGGACAGTCTGCACGTGGAAGCCTGAGTGGAACGTGCTGCCCCCTGATGCACGGGCGAAGATCAAAGCCAGGCAGGGGCTGCACCACCTTGGGCTCGAGGAAGTGGACATTAAGAATCCCCGGACGATGGAGAGTGTCCCGGGGGATGGTAAAACGATGGGTGAGGTTATGTTTCGGGGAAACACTGTCATGAATGGTTACTTGAGGGATGTGAAGGCAACAAAAGTGGCTTTTGATGGAGGGTGGTTTAGGAGCGGGGACCTAGGTGTGAGACACAAGGATGGGTACATAGAACTGAAAGACCGGGCGAAGGATATTATTATCTCAGGGGGAGAGAACATTAGCACGATCGAGGTGGAATCGGTTCTGTTCAGTCATCCAGCCATTCTCGAGGCAGCTGTTGTGGGGAGACCTGACAAGTACTGGGGAGAGACCCCGTGCGCATTTGTGAAGCTGAAGGAGGGATTTACGACGAGCGAGGAGGATATAATCAAGTACTGTCGAGACCATATGCCTCATTACATGGCTCCTCGAACTGTGGTTTTTGCCGAGCTTCCAAAGACTTCGACGGGGAAAACTCAGAAATTTGTTCTCCGGGAGAAGGCCAAGGCCATGGGGAGCATCTCGAAGACGATCACCA AAAACAATGGCCTGCAGGTGCCGGTGCAAGTTTGA
- the LOC116213582 gene encoding uncharacterized protein LOC116213582, translating to MSKMRMDGKPPLPRSPIRLRSRHVMRSNSSTLKSVQTPPGSLTKSEKLTGTWDIQEMELRPEYRSISCEFQSLAKMVQDELRDAKPSIAGLTCLGSASVFERGRFYDEYSARRNERLKRKKGEELGETKKTAYDLGVTVESSKRRDSKKLDCLRKSMAVAYSAERNSQTPRYMLRSSTKENKKPPVPVTSSSVKSAFGSERKLGTRRTRKI from the exons ATGTCGAAGATGAGGATGGATGGCAAGCCTCCACTCCCCAGGTCTCCGATCAGGCTCCGGTCACGCCATGTCATGCGCTCGAACTCCAGCACCCTGAAGTCCGTGCAGACTCCTCCAG GCTCGTTGACAAAATCGGAGAAGCTGACCGGAACATGGGACATCCAAGAAATGGAGCTTCGACCCGAATACCGCTCCATCTCCTGCGAGTTCCAGTCCTTGGCGAAGATGGTCCAGGATGAGCTCAGAGACGCCAAACCCTCAATCGCCGGGCTCACCTGCTTGGGATCAGCCTCTGTGTTCGAGAGGGGAAGGTTCTATGATGAGTACTCTGCTAGGAGAAACGAGAGgctgaagaggaagaagggcGAAGAACTCGGGGAGACCAAGAAGACTGCCTATGACTTGGGAGTCACTGTGGAATCATCCAAGAGGCGGGACTCAAAGAAACTCGACTGCCTGAGGAAGTCCATGGCTGTGGCTTACTCTGCTGAGAGGAACAGCCAGACCCCGAGATACATGCTGAGGAGCAGCACCAAGGAGAACAAGAAACCACCTGTGCCAGTTACATCGAGCTCTGTGAAGTCAGCCTTCGGGAGCGAACGGAAGCTCGGGACAAGGAGAACCAGGAAAATCTGA
- the LOC116213581 gene encoding dolichol-phosphate mannosyltransferase subunit 1 translates to MAAEKELKNKGGDKYSLIVPTYNERLNIALLVYLVFKHLRNVDFEIIIVDDGSPDGTQDVVKQLQQVYGEDRILLRARPKKLGLGTAYAHGLKHASGNFVVIMDADLSHHPKYLPAFIKKQQETGASIVTGTRYITGGGVHGWNLMRKLTSRGANVLAHTLLWPGVSDLTGSFRLYRKLVLEDLINSCVSKGYVFQMEMIVRASRKGYRIEEVPITFVDRVFGSSKLGGSEIVEYLKGLAYLLVTT, encoded by the exons ATGGCGGCGGAGAAGGAGCTCAAGAACAAAGGAGGCGACAAGTACAGCTTAATCGTGCCCACCTACAACGAGCGACTCAACATCGCCCTCCTCGTTTACCTCGTCTTCAAGCATCTCCG gaaTGTCGATTTCGAAATAATTATTGTGGATGATGGGAGTCCTGATGGTACGCAAGATGTGGTAAAGCAGTTGCAGCAAGTTTATGGTGAAGACCGAATC CTTTTAAGAGCGAGGCCAAAGAAGCTTGGATTAG GAACGGCCTATGCTCATGGTTTGAAGCATGCGTCAGGCAATTTTGTTGTGATCATGGATGCTGATCTATCTCACCAT CCCAAGTACTTGCCTGCCTTCATCAA GAAGCAGCAGGAGACTGGGGCAAGCATAGTCACTGGTACCCGCTATATCACAGGCGGAGGCGTGCATGGATGGAATCTCATGCGCAAACTCACAAGTAGAGGGGCCAATGTTCTTGCGCATACACTTCTGTGGCCTGGTGTTTCTGATCTGACAGGATCATTCCG TCTATACAGGAAATTGGTGCTAGAAGATCTAATCAATTCTTGCGTCAGTAAAGGCTATGTCTTCCAGATGGAGATGATTGTCCGTGCTTCTAGAAAGGGTTACCGTATTGAAGAG GTTCCAATCACATTTGTTGACAGAGTATTTGGAAGTTCAAAGCTTGGGGGATCTGAAATCGTCGAATACCTGAAGGGCCTCGCTTATCTTCTGGTCACGACATGA